A window of the Candida orthopsilosis Co 90-125, chromosome 1 draft sequence genome harbors these coding sequences:
- a CDS encoding transcriptional activator → MMLDVTTQGTSIYKSSKLGVTHSIRHKLNFLDDRLWKRFSARRLELIDTMDLSSRKASEQELEIRKVAETLRIEFQYDESYTDDFDKLVRAAVQSVRRNRKRNLKREREGNDHTKKQKRNSTSSNDGSDRFLSEIVQHEDEVYDVNYNRTKKFSSHDHAVDMIEHMTKPRLPPLSNFTSQEINSPSAEVAKKTIINKIERSKTCNESTNDLRSSNLQFLGRSVIMSCIGYICEKSFTHVNHQSLDYLRDKLCQDTYLAKFFRELDPLTTHTINDEVAVISLYTLLGGLVKDFGFDEIINPVGEVLYVSVVKEYPLISRNSVPFASSQDDTLSLNKLAEVASTIQNENSRVEHVKSRSQSPIFIKECSISADRRASAGPKKRIILKFLNQSLEFFYPSGLSATPRFCELLENAKSAFNITNSILEFRYEDKVIQTDQELEKVFRNANPVIELEISTQTTIPIQHFAALHSAQQAPYTPGLNGDIQPKIILPPPLHTTTNETYQFKPDETYPRPQPMLPKFQPLL, encoded by the coding sequence ATGATGCTTGACGTTACCACACAAGGCACTTCTATTTACAAGTCTTCCAAACTTGGTGTGACTCATTCCATACGACACAAGCTAAACTTTCTCGATGATAGACTATGGAAACGGTTTAGTGCTCGAAGACTAGAGTTGATAGACACAATGGATCTAAGCTCTCGAAAAGCAAGCGAACaggaattggaaattaGAAAAGTGGCTGAAACATTGCGAATAGAGTTTCAGTATGACGAGCTGTACACGGATGATTTTGACAAGTTGGTACGAGCTGCAGTTCAATCCGTTAGAAGAAATAGGAAACGTAATCTCAAGCGAGAGAGAGAAGGAAACGACCATACCAAGAAACAGAAGCGAAACAGTACCTCTTCGAATGATGGAAGTGATCGGTTTTTGTCAGAAATAGTGCAGCACGAGGATGAGGTGTATGATGTCAACTACAATAGGACCAAAAAGTTTTCCTCTCACGACCATGCGGTGGATATGATCGAGCACATGACAAAACCTAGACTACCTCCTTTGTCCAATTTCACTTCACAAGAGATTAACCTGCCGCTGGCGGAGGTTGCGAAAAAGACCAttataaacaaaattgaaagatcGAAAACATGCAATGAAAGTACCAACGACTTAAGGTCGAGCAACTTACAGTTCCTCGGTAGGTCGGTAATTATGAGTTGCATTGGGTACATTTGCGAGAAATCTTTTACTCATGTCAACCATCAATCATTGGACTATTTGAGAGACAAATTATGCCAAGACACTTATCTAGCCAAGTTCTTCCGCGAATTGGATCCACTAACGACTCATACAATCAACGATGAGGTTGCAGTCATTTCGTTGTACACATTGTTGGGTGGGTTGGTCAaagattttggttttgatgaGATAATCAACCCAGTGGGAGAAGTCCTTTACGTTTCTGTTGTTAAAGAGTACCCATTGATCAGCAGAAACTCTGTACCATTTGCTTCATCTCAAGATGACACATTATCTTTGAATAAGCTAGCGGAGGTGGCgtcaacaatacaaaatgaGAATTCACGGGTTGAACACGTAAAACTGAGATCTCAGTCGCCTATATTTATCAAAGAATGCTCCATTTCCGCTGACAGAAGGGCAAGTGCTGGGCCTAAGAAGCGcatcattttgaaattcttgaatcaatCGTTGGAATTCTTTTACCCATCAGGCTTGTCGGCAACACCACGATTTTGCGAGCTCTTGGAAAATGCCAAAAGTGCATTCAATATTACCAATTCTATATTAGAGTTTCGTTATGAAGATAAGGTAATACAAACTGACCAAGAGTTGGAAAAGGTTTTCCGAAATGCCAATCCCGTCATTGAGCTCGAGATTTCAACACAGACAACCATTCCTATTCAGCATTTTGCAGCTTTGCATAGTGCACAACAAGCTCCATATACACCAGGATTGAATGGCGATATCCAGCCGAAAATCATtttaccaccaccattacATACAACTACAAATGAAACGTATCAATTCAAACCGGACGAGACATATCCTAGACCTCAACCCATGTTGCCAAAATTTCAGCCACTATTGTGA
- a CDS encoding Arg1 argininosuccinate synthase has product MSKGKVCLAYSGGLDTSVILAWLLEQGYEVIAFLANIGQEEDFEAAEKKALAIGATKFVVVDVRKEFVEKVCYPAIQANAVYENVYLLGTSLARPVIAQAQIKVAEENGCFAVSHGCTGKGNDQVRFELSFYALKPDVVVIAPWRDPEFFNRFAGRKDLLDYAAAKSIPVAQTKAKPWSTDENLAHISFEAGILEDPNTTPPKDMWKLTVDPTDAPNKPEIFSVVFEKGLPVKLILDGQNKTFTDPVELFTEANALARRNGVGRIDIVENRFIGIKSRGCYETPGLTILRSTHIDLEGLTMDREVRAIRDQFVTPTWAKILYNGMYFTPEGEYVRSMIQPSQNTVNGVVRAACYKGSLTILGRYSDTEKLYDETESSMDELTGFSPEDTSGFIAVQAIRIKKYGEAAREKGNQLQL; this is encoded by the coding sequence ATGTCTAAAGGAAAGGTTTGTTTGGCATATTCAGGAGGTTTAGACACCTCCGTTATCTTAGCTTGGTTATTAGAACAAGGATATGAAGTAATTGCATTCTTAGCCAACATTGgtcaagaagaagatttcGAAGCTGCTGAAAAGAAGGCATTGGCTATTGGTGCAACCAAATTCGTCGTTGTTGATGTTCGTAAGGAGTTTGTGGAAAAGGTCTGTTATCCAGCAATTCAAGCCAACGCCGTTTACGAAAATGTATACTTGTTGGGAACTTCATTGGCTAGGCCAGTTATTGCCCAAGCACAAATAAAGGTTGCTGAAGAAAATGGATGTTTTGCTGTCAGTCATGGATGTACTGGTAAGGGTAATGATCAAGTCAGATTTGAATTGAGTTTCTACGCTTTGAAACcagatgttgttgtgattgcACCATGGAGAGATCctgaatttttcaatagaTTTGCTGGAAGAAAGGACTTGTTAGACTACGCGGCTGCTAAAAGCATTCCGGTTGCACAAACCAAGGCAAAGCCATGGTCTACGGATGAAAATTTGGCACATATTTCCTTTGAGGCAGGTATCTTGGAAGATCCTAACACCACCCCACCAAAAGATATGTGGAAATTAACAGTTGATCCAACCGACGCTCCAAATAAACCAGAAATATTCTctgttgtttttgaaaaaggttTGCCTGtcaagttgattttggatgGGCAAAACAAGACCTTCACCGATCCCGTTGAGTTATTTACTGAAGCAAATGCATTAGCCAGAAGGAACGGTgttggaagaattgataTAGTGGAAAACAGATTTATCGGTATCAAGTCAAGGGGTTGTTATGAGACTCCAGGTTTAACTATTTTGAGATCAACTcatattgatttggaagGATTGACTATGGATCGTGAAGTCCGAGCCATTAGAGATCAATTTGTAACGCCTACTTGGGCCAAGATATTATACAATGGTATGTACTTTACTCCTGAAGGTGAATACGTCAGATCTATGATCCAACCATCTCAAAACACAGTCAATGGGGTTGTTAGAGCAGCTTGTTACAAAGGATCGTTGACGATCTTGGGCAGATACTCCGACACTGAGAAATTGTATGACGAGACGGAGTCTTCAATGGATGAGTTGACTGGATTTTCTCCAGAAGACACATCTGGATTCATTGCTGTGCAAGCCATCAGAATTAAAAAGTATGGTGAAGCTGCTAGAGAAAAAGGTAATCAATTACAACTTTAA
- a CDS encoding Jhd1 protein (S. cerevisiae homolog JHD1 has methylated binding, histone demethylase activity (H3-K36 specific) role in histone demethylation) → MSEECPICSGKNDHVMWIQCSKCEQWFHSKCLQISDHNLGDFVSFHCSTCARKYGPSKYKRKSKRSKISIDYVALNEGDSFALDKASHFHLPRFLQFTGEKNISIQEDLTIPAKPILISNANCDVVGMKLPGPRKEITIDYITDCCGSDRPVEVMDVISQQRVTPGWKLHQWREYFKTDEEHRDRLRNVISLEISDAPRLGTEFERPKMVREMDLVDKVWNDEQERSKVTKYCLMSVKNSFTDFHIDFGGTSVYYTVIEGCKSFLLFPPTQANLDIYTSWCLEPNQNFIWYPDHFIFRNKEKLFPVGGFKVALQPGDLFIIPSGWIHCVHTPQDSIVIGGNYLTLRDMSMQLKIYDIERVTKVPTKFRFPMFNKVIWLSAIYYANHRDEFDNDIEDKNGSEILNAWLQHLSQHFDLSKTNQAAKRSIPTQINPGEFLKTLRAWKEQSM, encoded by the coding sequence ATGTCAGAAGAGTGTCCCATATGTTCAGGAAAAAACGACCATGTAATGTGGATCCAATGTTCAAAGTGCGAGCAATGgtttcattcaaaatgcTTGCAAATTTCCGATCACAACTTGGGGGACTTTGTTTCATTTCATTGCAGTACATGCGCTCGTAAGTATGGACCTTCAAAATACAAGAGAAAGTCAAAgagatcaaaaatttccatCGACTATGTGGCTTTAAATGAAGGTGACTCGTTTGCATTAGACAAAGCGTCCCATTTCCACCTTCCCCgatttttgcaattcaCTGGTGAAAAGAACATCTCAATACAAGAAGATTTAACTATCCCCGCAAAACCAATTCTTATTTCAAATGCCAATTGTGATGTGGTAGGGATGAAGCTCCCAGGGCctagaaaagaaatcacTATAGATTACATTACTGATTGCTGTGGGTCTGATCGACCTGTTGAGGTTATGGATGTTATATCACAACAAAGAGTCACCCCTGGGTGGAAGCTACACCAATGGCGtgaatatttcaaaacagATGAAGAACATCGTGATAGGCTACGCAATGTGATATCTTTGGAAATATCGGATGCTCCCAGGCTAGGAACTGAATTTGAACGACCTAAAATGGTTCGCGAGATGGATCTAGTAGACAAGGTGTGGAACGATGAACAAGAACGAAGTAAAGTCACAAAATACTGTCTAATGTCGGTGAAGAACTCGTTTACTGATTTCcatattgattttggagGCACTTCAGTATACTACACCGTGATAGAAGGATGCAAATCCTTTCTCTTGTTTCCACCAACTCAAGCTAATCTTGATATATACACTTCGTGGTGCTTGGAGccaaaccaaaattttataTGGTACCCTGACCACTTTATCTTTCGcaacaaagaaaagctCTTTCCAGTTGGTGGTTTCAAAGTCGCTTTACAACCAGGCGATCTATTTATTATCCCAAGTGGTTGGATTCATTGTGTGCACACCCCACAAGACTCGATTGTGATTGGTGGCAACTACCTAACATTGCGGGATATGTCTATGCAATTAAAAATTTATGACATAGAGAGAGTGACTAAAGTTCCTACAAAATTTAGGTTCCCAATGTTTAACAAAGTTATATGGCTTAGTGCAATCTACTACGCTAATCATCGTGACGAGTTTGATAATGACATTGAGGATAAAAATGGTTCTGAGATACTAAATGCCTGGTTGCAACATCTTTCCCaacattttgatttgagCAAGACAAATCAAGCGGCCAAGCGAAGCATTCCGACACAAATAAACCCTGGGGAGTTTCTAAAAACTTTAAGAGCATGGAAGGAACAATCAATGTAA
- a CDS encoding Nrp1 protein (S. cerevisiae homolog NRP1 localizes to stress granule), giving the protein MCDFYVVIDTSTTCDNSNTYVTKDSTELISLFWAVLDVTTLEVKHEETVLVRPMNTPITPFCQQKYKLTWEHVRNAGSFKDAIGKLDQYMQENIISKGKEFSFVAYDMTKLRAQLPREARDKGFVLPPYLQHPRLFDLPTEYSKWQASHPETLSYTASSLSNMVTALEVGTTEAPEVYTKLTIQLMKKSLPLEDHPTVFTKPYDYGKDVKAFVSEQSKVLYLSNLPSDTTQSELEYWFTQYGGRPVAYWTLKNEATNKGVAGFVVFGTHEEATESLAMNGKALSDCVIEVQPSSTQVLDKASDLLTPFPPSKNRPRPGDWTCPSCGFSNFQRRTHCFRCSFPASSAVAIQESIYKKTDSVEPETSKGNDQGNGSANNGTPSNRHFNNVPFRAGDWKCEMCQYHNFAKNLSCLKCGSSKPIYTNGPIHNVNTTAAAIAAATASGQPLNLNNNFVNFH; this is encoded by the coding sequence ATGTGTGACTTTTACGTTGTTATCGATACTAGCACTACATGCGACAACTCCAACACTTATGTGACAAAAGACTCTACCGAgttgatttcattgttttggGCAGTATTGGATGTGACGACGTTAGAGGTGAAACATGAGGAAACTGTGTTGGTGCGCCCTATGAATACACCCATCACCCcattttgtcaacaaaagtATAAGCTAACCTGGGAGCATGTTCGTAATGCGGGATCATTTAAAGATGCTATAGGGAAACTAGACCAATACATGCAAGAGAATATCATCTCTAAGGGGAAGGAATTTCTGTTTGTTGCGTATGATATGACGAAATTGAGAGCTCAACTTCCGCGAGAGGCCCGGGATAAGGGTTTTGTGTTACCACCATACTTGCAACACCCAcgtttgtttgatttgcCAACCGAATATTCCAAATGGCAAGCCAGTCATCCTGAAACTTTATCATACACAGCTTCATCTCTATCAAACATGGTTACTGCGTTGGAGGTGGGTACTACAGAGGCACCTGAAGTGTATACCAAATTGACTATCCAATTAATGAAAAAGTCTCTCCCGTTGGAAGATCACCCTACAGTTTTCACCAAACCGTATGATTATGGTAAAGATGTCAAAGCGTTTGTTTCTGAACAATCAAAGGTGCTATATTTATCCAATTTACCAAGTGATACTACACAATCAGAGTTGGAGTATTGGTTCACGCAATATGGCGGTCGTCCTGTGGCATATTGGACGTTGAAAAATGAGGCAACAAATAAAGGTGTTGCAGGATTTGTCGTGTTTGGTACTCACGAGGAGGCCACTGAGCTGCTAGCTATGAATGGGAAGGCTTTAAGTGATTGCGTAATCGAAGTCCAGCCATCATCGACACAGGTGCTTGACAAGGCGTCTGACTTGTTGACACCTTTCCCTCCTTCAAAAAATAGGCCGAGACCTGGTGACTGGACGTGCCCTTCGTGTGGGttttccaattttcaaagaagaaCTCATTGTTTCAGGTGTTCTTTTCCAGCTTCCAGTGCTGTGGCAATACAAGAATCTATATATAAAAAGACGGATCTGGTGGAACCCGAGACCAGTAAAGGAAATGACCAAGGCAATGGCAGTGCCAATAATGGCACTCCTTCCAATAGacatttcaacaatgttcCCTTCAGAGCCGGCGATTGGAAATGCGAGATGTGCCAGTATCAtaattttgccaaaaacTTGTCTTGTTTAAAGTGCGGATCGTCAAAGCCAATCTACACAAATGGACCCATCCACAATGTAAATACTACCGCTGCTGCCATTGCTGCTGCCACCGCCAGTGGTCAGCCGTTGAAtttaaacaacaactttgtaAACTTCCATTGA
- a CDS encoding Dpm1 dolichol phosphate mannose synthase — MNKYSVILPTYNERRNLPILVYLLNKIFTENKLDWEVVIVDDNSPDGTQEIAKKLIDIYGADHIQLRPRAGKLGLGTAYVHGLQYVTGNFVIIMDADFSHHPEAIPQFIAKQKTEDYDIVTGTRYAGDGGVYGWDFKRKLISRGANFLATVVLRPNVSDLTGSFRLYKTPVLKKIIDVTQSKGYVFQMEMMVRARSLGFTVGEVPISFVDRLYGESKLGGDEIVQYAKGVWSLFTSV, encoded by the coding sequence atgaataAATACTCGGTTATATTACCTACGTACAACGAGAGAAGAAACTTGCCTATTCTCGTCtacttgttgaataaaataTTCACTGAGAACAAATTGGACTGGGAGGTGGTGATTGTTGACGACAATTCTCCTGATGGTACTCAAGAAATTGCCAAAAAATTGATCGACATCTACGGTGCTGACCATATACAATTACGTCCAAGAGCTGGTAAATTGGGATTAGGTACCGCATATGTTCACGGTTTACAATATGTCACTGGAAACTTTGTAATCATTATGGATGCTGACTTTAGTCATCATCCTGAGGCAATCCCCCAATTCATTGCCAAACAAAAGACTGAGGATTATGATATTGTCACTGGGACTAGGTATGCAGGCGATGGGGGTGTCTATGGCTGGGATTTTAAAAGAAAGTTGATCTCAAGAGGTGCCAATTTCCTTGCCACTGTGGTGCTAAGACCAAACGTTAGTGACTTGACAGGAAGTTTCAGATTGTACAAGACGCcagtattgaaaaagattattgATGTTACTCAATCCAAAGGATACGTGTTTCAAATGGAGATGATGGTGAGAGCTAGAAGTTTGGGATTCACTGTTGGCGAAGTCCCAATCAGTTTCGTTGACAGATTATACGGTGAGAGTAAGCTTGGCGGAGATGAAATTGTGCAATACGCCAAAGGCGTGTGGTCTTTGTTCACCAGTGTGtag
- a CDS encoding Uba2 protein (S. cerevisiae homolog UBA2 has SUMO activating enzyme activity, has role in protein and localizes to SUMO activating enzyme complex) produces the protein MKLCNTPKACGLCSPVCRGKKNKKYYRNSLMKDTYLKRVLGEECFTKIQSSRVLMVGAGGLGCELLKDLVLSGYGEIHIVDLDTITLSNLNRQFLFRKTDIDKSKSLTVAKAVESFNYLGAKLVPHHGNIMDTKRFPLEWWQQFNYIYNALDNLEARSYVNAMCLLLKTPSMDSGTEGYRGHVFPILPYQSSCFDCQTHPAPKTYPVCTIRSTPSLPVHCITWAKEFLFKQLFDEQESGLNDSGAIAKDTDNDAEIETLLQEANELAELRAKIKHSDTFFKELVNKIYDVDIERLLKIDTLWQSRRQPTPFKLEEYEIAEVDLSDTKVWSIAENLYALYVSSANIQRRLKDEGFISFDKDDDDAMTFVAAASNLRSFVFHIETKSKFDIKEIAGNIIPAIATTNALISGFASAIGTQYFQGDASAHLLHTSQAPKYAIVSASIGPPNPCCPSCSAYREVLHVNKHDLDSLTLQWLVDQLAPLYNSEISIQVGQSRLIYDIDFDDYVSVKLSQVPGLSEGILVQDDSNRLQNLILYLVVGDETRFPKIALKEKPVVEKSESDDSDDGIALMEGGAIKEDVSSDSSDVEIIEPSAKRQHHDNTGR, from the coding sequence ATGAAATTGTGCAATACGCCAAAGGCGTGTGGTCTTTGTTCACCAGTGTGtagaggaaaaaaaaataaaaaatattatCGTAACTCTCTAATGAAAGACACGTATTTGAAACGAGTCCTCGGAGAGGAATGTTTCACCAAAATCCAATCTTCTCGAGTATTGATGGTGGGTGCAGGTGGATTGGGGTGtgagttgttgaaagatcTTGTTTTATCAGGATATGGAGAGATCCACATAGTTGACTTGGACACCATCACGTTGTCCAATTTGAATCGGCAATTCTTGTTTCGCAAAACGGATATCGACAAATCAAAGTCATTGACAGTTGCCAAAGCGGTGGAATCGTTCAACTACCTTGGTGCTAAACTTGTGCCTCATCATGGTAATATAATGGACACCAAACGGTTTCCATTGGAGTGGTGGCAACAATTCAACTACATTTATAACGCTTTGGACAACCTCGAAGCAAGAAGTTATGTTAATGCGAtgtgcttgttgttgaaaacgCCATCGATGGATAGCGGGACTGAAGGTTATCGGGGTCATGTGTTTCCTATTTTGCCATATCAAAGCTCATGCTTTGATTGTCAGACTCATCCTGCGCCAAAGACGTATCCAGTGTGTACAATCAGATCTACACCTTCTCTACCTGTCCATTGTATCACATGGGCAAAAGAGTTTTTGTTTAAGCAGttgtttgatgaacaaGAGAGTGGACTCAATGATTCTGGGGCCATTGCCAAAGACACTGATAATGATGCCGAGATTGAAACATTGTTACAAGAGGCAAACGAGTTGGCCGAATTGCGGGCAAAGATTAAACACAGTGACACCTTTTTTAAAGAGTTGGTCAACAAGATCTACGATGTGGATATTGAAcggttgttgaaaattgataCATTATGGCAGTCGAGAAGACAACCAACACCATTCAAGTTAGAAGAGTATGAGATAGCTGAAGTTGATCTCCTGGACACAAAAGTTTGGTCTATTGCTGAAAACTTGTACGCTTTATACGTGTCAAGTGCGAACATTCAACGCCGGTTGAAGGACGAAGGATTTAtctcttttgataaagatgatgatgatgccaTGACGTTCGTTGCTGCTGCATCCAACTTGCGATCATTTGTATTTCACattgaaaccaaatcaaagtTCGACATCAAGGAGATTGCAGGGAATATCATACCAGCTATTGCCACCACCAACGCGTTAATTTCAGGTTTTGCCAGTGCAATTGGCACTCAGTATTTTCAAGGCGACGCTTCAGCACATTTATTACATACATCGCAAGCACCCAAGTATGCAATTGTATCGGCATCAATTGGCCCACCCAATCCATGTTGTCCCAGTTGCTCCGCATATCGTGAAGTGTTACATGTGAACAAACACGATCTCGACTCTTTGACATTACAATGGCTTGTTGACCAGCTAGCTCCTCTCTACAACTCAGAAATTTCCATTCAAGTTGGTCAATCGAGATTGATttatgatattgattttgatgactATGTTCTGGTGAAGCTAAGTCAAGTTCCTGGTTTAAGCGAGGGTATTCTCGTACAAGATGACTCCAACCGTCTACAGAATCtcattttgtatttggtgGTTGGCGACGAAACTCGCTTCCCAAAAATTGCTTTAAAAGAGAAGCCAGTTGTGGAAAAGAGTGAGTCCGATGACAGTGATGACGGTATTGCGTTGATGGAAGGGGGAGCGATAAAAGAAGACGTTTCCTCTGACTCTTCCGATGTGGAGATAATTGAACCACTGGCAAAGAGGCAGCATCACGACAACACTGGTAGATAA
- a CDS encoding Pfy1 profilin, with translation MSWDAYTNNLVSTGKLDKAALYSRAGDSLWAQSGGFQLQPNEISEIAHGFDNATNLQSHGLHAQGQKYFLLRNDERSIYGKHEAEGLICVRTKQAILVAHYPSGVQPGEATTIVEKLADYLIGVGY, from the coding sequence ATGTCCTGGGACGCATACACTAACAATTTGGTTTCTACAGGAAAGTTAGACAAGGCTGCACTTTACTCAAGAGCTGGTGATTCCTTATGGGCACAATCAGGCGGGTTCCAATTGCAACCAAATGAGATCTCAGAAATTGCCCACGGTTTCGACAACGCTACGAACTTACAGAGTCACGGCTTGCATGCACAAGGACAGAAATACTTTTTGTTGCGTAATGATGAGAGATCAATTTACGGTAAGCACGAAGCGGAGGGATTGATTTGTGTCAGGACTAAACAGGCAATCTTGGTTGCACATTATCCATCTGGTGTGCAACCCGGAGAAGCGACTACAATTGTAGAGAAATTAGCCGATTACTTAATTGGAGTCGGTTACTAA
- a CDS encoding Mrps5 protein (S. cerevisiae homolog MRPS5 is structural constituent of mitochondrial small ribosomal subunit) yields the protein MFKSLSRCFSTTSQLFKQSGASKVEKHLDYLKHYYNPELLESIKLTESVVDPKDYLNLQLQGHEGKSKIAPKSTFDYSTTDPEWNEPILYPNQGLGRTPYPRIPQVHSPDRGDLKIRFSNAPRAPNDSPQSSTAVKNTSQIARELSQLTGLDEKYIRNLYIRPLVMKRVSLKTAKGNIANFFVMSVAGDKNGMLGIGIGKSRDGIRTAATKAHWNAVKNLTPIKRYDNRTILGSFELKYHATKLKFKSAPIGFGLRCNRNIFEICQAAGIKDLRGKVHKSRNPVLVAQGFFKALTQQKSIEELALNRGKKVIELRKVYYS from the coding sequence ATGTTCAAATCCCTAAGTAGGTGCTTTAGTACCACATCACAGCTCTTCAAACAATCGGGGGCatccaaagttgaaaaacatCTAGACTATCTCAAACATTATTACAATCCTGAATTATTGGAGAGTATCAAACTCACCGAGTCAGTAGTGGATCCAAAAGATTACTTGAACTTGCAATTACAAGGCCATGAAggtaaatcaaaaatagCTCCAAAGTCAACGTTTGACTATTCAACAACGGATCCTGAATGGAATGAGCCTATTTTATACCCAAACCAGGGTCTAGGTCGTACACCATATCCCAGAATCCCGCAAGTACATTCGCCAGATCgtggtgatttgaaaatacgTTTCAGCAATGCTCCAAGGGCACCAAATGACTCACCACAATCAAGTACGGCTGTGAAAAATACAAGTCAAATTGCCAGAGAATTGAGTCAACTTACTGgacttgatgaaaaatACATACGAAATTTGTACATCAGAccattggtgatgaagcGTGTGTCTTTGAAAACTGCAAAGGGTAACATTGCCAACTTCTTTGTCATGTCTGTGGCGGGAGACAAAAACGGGATGTTGGGTATTGGTATCGGAAAATCGAGGGACGGAATTCGTACAGCTGCGACCAAAGCACATTGGAATGcagtgaaaaatttgaccCCTATAAAAAGATATGATAATAGAACCATTCTTGGTTCCTTTGAACTCAAATATCATGCTACAAAGTTGAAGTTCAAGTCGGCTCCAATTGGGTTTGGATTGAGATGTAATAGAAATATTTTCGAAATCTGCCAAGCTGCCGGTATTAAAGACCTTAGAGGAAAAGTGCACAAGTCTAGAAACCCAGTGTTGGTTGCACAGGGGTTTTTCAAAGCCTTGACTCAGCAAAAGTCAATTGAGGAGTTGGCATTGAACAGGGGGAAGAAGGTtattgaattgagaaaGGTGTATTACTCTTAA